One Nitrospina watsonii DNA segment encodes these proteins:
- the topA gene encoding type I DNA topoisomerase: MGKSLLIVESPTKVETLKKIIGKDFVVKASVGHIKDLPKKKLGVDVDNDFSPEYITIRGKGKILNALKAAAKKADNIYLAPDPDREGEAIAYHICNEVAKITKGKIYRVMFNEITKKAVTEAIKHPTELNPNRVNAQQARRILDRLVGYKISPILWKKVQRGLSAGRVQSVALRMICDREEEIKSFKSEEYWTITIDLEGSKEPEFQAKLFKVDGKKAEIGNEEQAQAIVKAVEKGEFVLADIVKKERKRNPSAPFITSTLQQEASRKLNFSPKKTMMLAQRLYEGIALGKDGTVGLISYMRTDSTKLADEAIGDIRRLIEDKYGKEYVPKAPNVYKSKKTAQEAHEAIRPTNIMLEPKAIKNYLEKDLYNLYELIWARTLSCQMVPAVLDTTQFDVQTGKHLFRANGSVIKFDGFMKVYVEDTDDEGAGMKSTEKILPDLTKGEVLEMKKVLPEQHFTQPPPRFTEAMLVKALEEKGIGRPSTYAAIISTIKDRDYIRSEDKRVTPTELGHLVSELLVESFPDIMTEAFTAQMEDQLDQIEEGKIEWVDTLRSFYGPFEKDLIEAEAKMKDIKSQVEETDEVCEKCNSPMIIKWGRFGKFMACSGYPECKNTKEIGEDTSDSGKKASEKVEGNCDKCGAALVMKMGRFGKFLACSEYPECKFTKPISLGIKCPEEDCKGHIAPRRTKKGRTFYGCSEYPNCKFTSWDKPVDEACPKCSNAYMVTKWKKNEGESIVCPSCRFKKTSDEAA; this comes from the coding sequence ATGGGTAAATCTTTGTTGATTGTGGAGTCTCCGACGAAAGTCGAAACTCTGAAAAAAATCATCGGGAAGGACTTCGTCGTCAAAGCCTCGGTGGGTCACATCAAAGACCTGCCCAAGAAAAAGCTGGGGGTGGATGTCGATAACGATTTCAGTCCTGAATACATCACCATTCGGGGCAAGGGCAAGATCCTCAATGCGCTGAAAGCGGCCGCCAAGAAGGCCGACAATATCTACCTCGCCCCCGACCCGGACCGGGAAGGGGAGGCCATCGCCTACCACATCTGCAATGAAGTCGCGAAGATCACCAAGGGAAAGATTTACCGGGTGATGTTCAATGAGATCACCAAAAAAGCCGTCACCGAAGCCATCAAGCATCCCACCGAGTTGAACCCGAACCGGGTCAACGCACAGCAGGCCCGCCGCATACTGGACCGGCTGGTGGGGTACAAGATCAGCCCCATTTTGTGGAAAAAAGTGCAGCGGGGCCTGAGCGCCGGACGCGTGCAGTCGGTGGCGCTGCGCATGATCTGCGACCGCGAAGAGGAAATCAAAAGTTTCAAGAGCGAAGAATACTGGACCATCACCATCGATCTGGAAGGCAGCAAGGAGCCGGAGTTTCAGGCCAAGCTGTTCAAGGTGGATGGCAAGAAGGCCGAGATCGGCAACGAGGAACAGGCGCAGGCCATCGTCAAGGCGGTGGAAAAGGGCGAGTTCGTTCTTGCGGACATCGTCAAGAAGGAACGCAAGCGCAATCCTTCGGCCCCGTTCATCACCAGCACCCTGCAGCAGGAAGCGTCGCGCAAGCTGAACTTCTCACCGAAGAAAACCATGATGCTGGCGCAGCGCCTGTATGAAGGCATTGCCCTGGGTAAAGACGGCACGGTGGGGTTGATCTCCTATATGCGTACCGACTCCACCAAGCTTGCCGATGAAGCGATTGGGGACATCCGCCGTCTGATCGAGGACAAGTACGGCAAGGAATACGTCCCCAAAGCGCCGAACGTGTACAAAAGCAAGAAGACCGCACAGGAAGCGCATGAGGCGATCCGGCCGACGAACATCATGCTCGAGCCCAAGGCCATCAAAAATTATCTGGAGAAAGACCTCTATAATCTGTACGAGTTGATCTGGGCGCGGACGCTGTCCTGCCAGATGGTGCCGGCGGTTCTCGACACGACTCAGTTTGACGTGCAGACCGGGAAACACCTGTTCCGCGCCAACGGGTCGGTGATCAAGTTCGACGGCTTCATGAAAGTGTACGTCGAAGACACGGACGACGAAGGCGCGGGCATGAAGTCCACCGAGAAAATCCTGCCCGACCTCACCAAGGGCGAGGTGCTGGAAATGAAGAAAGTGCTGCCGGAGCAGCATTTCACGCAGCCGCCGCCGCGTTTCACCGAGGCCATGCTGGTCAAGGCGCTGGAGGAGAAAGGCATCGGCCGTCCGAGCACCTATGCGGCCATCATCAGCACCATCAAGGACCGCGACTACATTCGCAGTGAAGACAAGCGTGTCACGCCGACGGAGCTGGGCCACCTGGTGTCGGAGTTGCTGGTGGAAAGCTTTCCGGACATCATGACGGAAGCGTTCACGGCGCAGATGGAAGACCAGCTGGATCAGATTGAAGAGGGCAAGATCGAATGGGTGGACACGCTGCGTTCGTTCTACGGTCCGTTTGAAAAGGATCTGATCGAAGCCGAAGCCAAGATGAAGGATATCAAAAGCCAGGTTGAGGAAACCGATGAGGTGTGCGAGAAGTGCAACAGTCCCATGATCATCAAGTGGGGCCGCTTCGGCAAATTCATGGCTTGCTCCGGGTATCCGGAATGCAAGAACACCAAGGAAATCGGCGAGGACACGAGTGACAGCGGTAAAAAAGCTTCCGAAAAAGTGGAAGGCAACTGCGACAAATGCGGCGCGGCGCTCGTTATGAAAATGGGACGGTTTGGTAAGTTTCTGGCCTGCTCGGAATATCCGGAATGCAAGTTCACCAAACCCATCAGCCTCGGCATCAAATGTCCGGAAGAAGACTGCAAGGGCCACATCGCCCCACGGCGCACCAAAAAGGGTCGTACCTTTTACGGATGCAGCGAATACCCGAATTGTAAATTCACCTCCTGGGACAAGCCGGTGGACGAAGCCTGTCCCAAATGCAGCAACGCCTACATGGTCACCAAGTGGAAGAAAAATGAAGGCGAAAGCATCGTGTGCCCCAGTTGCCGGTTCAAGAAAACTTCGGACGAAGCGGCATAA
- the dprA gene encoding DNA-processing protein DprA → MKTLFSDDDVAAKERYWVALNMVLGVGKTLFHRLVNALGSPQHVFHASRQSLMQVEGIGAKTAAQIQDFDLERNLEREYRLMERAGVQVLTLESEHYPALLKAIYDPPPVLYFKGNPFHEEDFPFAVVGTRVPSSYGKIATERLCSELAQRGGCLISGMARGIDTLVHKTALQEKAFTMAVMGCGLEHTYPPENRALREKIVEAGVIISEFPMSTKPDRNNFPARNRVISGLAHGTLVIEAGEKSGALITAHFALEQGREVFALPGNIFSEKSRGAHNLIKKGAKLVDGVDAILEEFSADVQQKLADKKNAQEKIELTESEKLLLSLIGSEQQHVDTLIERSHLPAADVLATLVQLELKDWVTQTDGLWHVIQSY, encoded by the coding sequence GTGAAAACTTTATTCTCAGATGACGATGTGGCGGCAAAGGAGCGCTACTGGGTCGCGTTGAATATGGTGCTGGGTGTTGGAAAGACCTTGTTCCATCGCCTGGTAAACGCGTTGGGCTCACCTCAACATGTATTTCATGCGAGCCGCCAGTCCCTGATGCAGGTGGAAGGCATCGGCGCCAAAACCGCGGCGCAAATTCAGGATTTCGATCTGGAACGCAATCTGGAGCGTGAATACCGGTTGATGGAACGCGCCGGGGTGCAGGTGTTGACTCTGGAAAGCGAACATTATCCGGCGTTGCTGAAAGCCATTTACGACCCACCTCCGGTTCTCTATTTCAAAGGCAATCCGTTCCATGAAGAGGATTTTCCGTTTGCTGTTGTGGGCACCCGCGTCCCTTCGAGCTATGGAAAAATCGCCACCGAACGTTTATGCAGCGAACTGGCGCAACGCGGAGGGTGTCTGATCAGTGGCATGGCGCGAGGCATCGATACCCTGGTGCACAAGACGGCGTTGCAGGAAAAGGCATTCACCATGGCGGTGATGGGATGTGGATTGGAACATACCTACCCGCCTGAAAATCGGGCATTGAGAGAGAAGATCGTGGAGGCGGGAGTCATCATCTCCGAGTTCCCCATGTCCACAAAACCCGATCGCAACAATTTCCCCGCACGCAACCGGGTGATCAGCGGTCTGGCTCACGGCACACTGGTGATTGAAGCGGGAGAAAAAAGCGGCGCTTTGATCACGGCGCATTTTGCACTGGAGCAGGGGCGCGAGGTGTTTGCCTTGCCGGGAAATATTTTTTCTGAAAAGAGCCGGGGCGCGCACAATTTGATTAAAAAAGGGGCCAAACTGGTGGATGGAGTGGATGCGATTCTGGAGGAATTTTCAGCGGATGTGCAACAAAAACTGGCTGATAAAAAAAATGCGCAAGAAAAAATTGAATTGACAGAATCTGAAAAGCTATTACTTTCATTAATAGGCAGTGAGCAGCAACACGTGGATACGTTGATTGAGCGCAGTCATTTGCCAGCGGCCGATGTTTTAGCTACACTTGTGCAGTTGGAATTGAAAGACTGGGTCACGCAAACCGACGGCCTGTGGCACGTGATCCAATCCTATTGA
- the trmFO gene encoding methylenetetrahydrofolate--tRNA-(uracil(54)-C(5))-methyltransferase (FADH(2)-oxidizing) TrmFO, giving the protein MTSHVTIIGAGLAGSEAAWQIAERGGKVVLHEMRPELKTPVHKTDHCAELVCSNSLGSNQDTSAPFLLKQELRNLHSLVIRSGDRHAVPAGAALAVDRNLFSAEITRNLEQHPNITLKRNEVQDIPLDGPVIIATGPLTSPALSDQISNLLGQGYLYFYDALSPIVDTNTIDLDKAFFASRYDKGDADYLNCPLNKEEYDQLVDGLCKADKVPLKEFEKPVYFEGCMPVEELALRGPKTLAFGPMKPVGLLHPETGERFHAVVQLRRENKEGTAYNLVGFQTKLTYPEQRRIFRMIPGLENAEFFRYGAIHRNTFINSPQLLSADLSLKKNPNIWFAGQITGVEGYVESCAMGLVAGLSALSRLRNQPFTRPPRESAIGALLHYVTEGPEKGNYQPMNVNFGLFAGEVLKIRDKKERNAKIIERALARQGEWLQSLR; this is encoded by the coding sequence ATGACTTCGCATGTGACCATCATTGGGGCCGGGCTGGCTGGCTCGGAAGCGGCCTGGCAGATCGCTGAACGCGGCGGCAAGGTTGTGTTGCACGAAATGCGTCCGGAACTGAAGACGCCGGTGCATAAAACCGATCACTGCGCCGAGTTGGTGTGCAGCAACTCCCTCGGTTCCAATCAGGACACCTCCGCGCCATTCCTGCTCAAGCAGGAATTACGCAACCTCCATTCACTGGTGATCCGTTCTGGAGACCGTCATGCGGTGCCCGCCGGCGCGGCGCTGGCGGTCGATCGCAATCTGTTCTCCGCGGAGATCACGCGGAACCTGGAGCAACACCCGAACATCACCCTCAAGCGCAATGAAGTCCAGGACATTCCACTGGATGGACCGGTCATCATCGCCACCGGTCCGTTGACCTCGCCTGCGCTGTCGGATCAGATTTCCAACCTGCTGGGGCAGGGCTACCTGTATTTTTATGATGCGCTGTCGCCGATTGTGGACACCAACACCATTGATCTGGACAAAGCGTTTTTTGCTTCGCGCTACGACAAGGGCGATGCGGACTACCTGAACTGTCCTTTGAATAAAGAAGAGTACGATCAGTTGGTGGATGGTTTGTGCAAGGCGGATAAAGTGCCTCTCAAGGAATTCGAGAAGCCGGTGTATTTTGAAGGCTGTATGCCAGTGGAGGAGTTGGCGTTGCGCGGACCCAAAACCCTCGCTTTCGGCCCGATGAAACCGGTAGGGTTGCTGCACCCGGAAACCGGCGAACGGTTTCACGCGGTGGTGCAGTTGCGGCGTGAAAACAAGGAAGGTACAGCTTACAACCTGGTGGGATTCCAGACAAAACTGACGTACCCGGAGCAGCGGCGCATCTTCCGCATGATCCCGGGGCTGGAGAACGCGGAGTTCTTCCGCTATGGCGCGATTCACCGCAACACGTTCATCAACTCGCCGCAGTTGTTGTCCGCCGACCTGAGTTTGAAGAAAAATCCCAATATCTGGTTTGCTGGGCAGATCACCGGGGTGGAGGGTTATGTCGAGTCCTGCGCGATGGGTCTGGTGGCGGGGTTGAGTGCGCTCAGCCGTCTGCGCAACCAGCCGTTCACGCGGCCGCCCAGGGAATCGGCCATCGGCGCGTTGTTGCACTACGTGACGGAAGGGCCTGAAAAAGGCAATTACCAGCCAATGAATGTGAACTTTGGTTTGTTTGCCGGAGAGGTGTTGAAAATCCGTGATAAGAAGGAGCGCAACGCAAAGATCATTGAACGTGCGCTTGCCCGCCAGGGTGAGTGGTTGCAGTCGCTCCGCTGA
- a CDS encoding glutamate-5-semialdehyde dehydrogenase, producing the protein MTVTEMAASAKKAALVLARLDTATKNRALAAMAQALEQNIDAIVEANRRDLEFSKNENIAAPLIARLAVDALKVNSMAQGIQSVAGLADPVGRVQGTTELDKDLVLRRVSCPIGVIGAIFESRPDAVPQIASLCLKSGNAVILKGGREAQHSNKVIVDLMRQAIASLPGVPEAAVQLIETRAEVAEMLQQDRYINLVVPRGSNEFVRYVQEHTKIPVLGHSEGICHVYIDEHADVEKARAIALDAKLQYAAACNALETLLVHERIAPRLLPDLARQYRDKGVELVGDLRACSLVPDLHKAADTEWDTEYNDLKLAIKVVDDRGAAIEHINEHGSGHTDTIVTENREVAEQFMNEVDSASVMWNASTRFADGFRFGLGAEIGISTNKTHARGPVGLEGLVIYKYKLFGCGQTVADYSGETGRPFTHRPLSDDTPL; encoded by the coding sequence ATGACCGTAACGGAAATGGCGGCGTCCGCCAAAAAGGCGGCGCTGGTTTTGGCGCGTCTCGACACCGCCACCAAGAACCGGGCGCTGGCAGCGATGGCCCAGGCGTTGGAACAGAATATCGATGCGATCGTCGAAGCCAACCGCCGCGATCTGGAATTCAGCAAGAACGAAAACATCGCCGCGCCCTTGATCGCCCGTCTGGCGGTGGACGCGCTCAAGGTGAACAGCATGGCGCAGGGCATCCAGAGCGTGGCCGGGCTGGCCGATCCCGTGGGCCGGGTGCAGGGCACCACGGAGTTGGACAAGGACCTGGTGTTGCGCCGGGTGTCGTGTCCGATCGGGGTCATTGGCGCCATCTTTGAGTCGCGTCCCGATGCGGTGCCGCAGATCGCGTCGCTCTGCCTGAAGTCGGGCAATGCGGTCATCCTGAAAGGCGGGCGCGAAGCGCAGCATTCCAATAAAGTGATCGTCGATCTGATGCGGCAGGCGATTGCCAGCCTCCCCGGCGTGCCGGAAGCCGCGGTGCAACTCATCGAAACGCGGGCCGAAGTGGCGGAGATGTTGCAACAGGACCGTTACATCAACCTGGTGGTGCCGCGCGGCAGCAACGAATTTGTCCGTTACGTGCAGGAACACACGAAAATCCCGGTGCTCGGTCATTCGGAAGGCATCTGCCACGTGTACATCGACGAACACGCCGATGTGGAAAAAGCCCGGGCCATTGCACTGGATGCCAAACTGCAATACGCGGCGGCCTGCAATGCGCTGGAGACGCTGCTGGTGCATGAGCGCATCGCGCCCAGGCTGTTGCCGGACCTGGCCCGGCAATATCGCGACAAGGGCGTAGAGCTGGTGGGGGATCTGCGTGCATGCAGCCTGGTGCCGGACCTCCATAAGGCCGCGGATACGGAGTGGGATACCGAGTACAACGACCTCAAGCTGGCCATCAAGGTGGTGGATGACCGCGGCGCGGCCATCGAACACATCAATGAGCATGGCTCCGGACACACCGATACCATTGTCACCGAAAACCGCGAGGTGGCGGAACAGTTTATGAACGAAGTGGATTCGGCGAGCGTGATGTGGAACGCTTCCACGCGCTTTGCCGATGGCTTCCGCTTCGGATTGGGAGCGGAGATCGGTATCAGCACCAATAAGACGCATGCACGCGGACCCGTCGGCCTCGAAGGGCTGGTGATTTACAAGTACAAACTGTTCGGATGCGGGCAGACGGTGGCCGACTACTCCGGCGAAACGGGGCGTCCGTTCACGCACCGGCCGCTCTCCGACGACACACCGCTCTGA
- a CDS encoding glycosyltransferase family 2 protein: MSATKKISVILPAFNEEQSIGLVLDDLPKERLHQIIVVDNRSTDATAEVARQHGATVVSEPRRGYGSACLRGIAALDPPDIVVFLDADYSDYPEEIDLLVKPIEANEQDFVLGSRMILKESRKALLPQARYGNQLAVFLIRLFFGYRFTDLGPFRAIRYASLMEIGMRDTNFGWTVEMQIKVVKKKLRILEVPVRYRWRVGVSKITGTVSGTFKAGTKIIYTIFKYLLT, translated from the coding sequence ATGTCTGCCACAAAAAAAATATCGGTCATCCTGCCTGCCTTCAATGAAGAGCAGTCCATCGGGCTGGTGCTGGACGACCTGCCGAAGGAGCGCCTGCACCAGATCATCGTGGTGGACAACCGCTCCACCGACGCCACCGCCGAGGTCGCCCGCCAGCACGGCGCGACCGTGGTGTCCGAACCGCGCCGTGGTTACGGCAGTGCCTGCTTGCGGGGCATCGCCGCCCTCGACCCTCCCGACATCGTCGTCTTCCTCGACGCCGACTACAGCGACTATCCCGAAGAAATCGATCTGCTGGTAAAACCCATCGAGGCCAATGAGCAGGATTTTGTGCTGGGCAGCCGCATGATCTTAAAGGAAAGCCGCAAGGCCTTGCTGCCGCAGGCGCGTTATGGCAACCAGCTCGCCGTGTTTCTCATCCGCCTGTTTTTCGGATACCGGTTCACCGATCTCGGTCCGTTTCGGGCGATCCGGTACGCATCGCTCATGGAGATCGGTATGCGCGATACCAATTTCGGTTGGACGGTGGAGATGCAAATCAAGGTGGTGAAGAAGAAACTGCGCATTCTTGAGGTGCCGGTGCGTTACCGCTGGCGGGTTGGGGTGTCGAAAATAACCGGCACCGTGTCAGGAACTTTCAAAGCCGGGACAAAAATCATATACACCATCTTCAAATATTTGTTAACCTAG
- a CDS encoding TolC family protein yields MLARFARTGGVLCLLAALSTSLAVEPARAESLQTLPSFQQCVKRALEVESMGAEDALTRSEIEYQVKQAYDRILVRKEQIAISREVQGHFEKAVTAAEQKFEEGEGDVTQGALTKLKLGLAGTLNDINQFESDIALARLDLERLLGVGIDPQFKMDDETLSPREFPFQTLKEYLRQAEGASRSVLKRERRIALEKSMVRVNQARSQFILAGKNRKMTRALLVTEVANYDFGIGSEKDLFETLIIYTRVLVGYYDALFHFNEAVAKFEREFVSR; encoded by the coding sequence TTGCTAGCCAGGTTTGCCCGGACGGGGGGTGTTCTGTGCCTGCTGGCGGCGTTGTCCACGAGCCTGGCAGTGGAACCCGCCCGTGCGGAATCGCTGCAAACCTTGCCGTCTTTTCAGCAATGTGTGAAGCGGGCTCTGGAAGTGGAGTCAATGGGTGCGGAGGATGCCCTCACCCGGTCCGAAATCGAATACCAGGTCAAGCAGGCGTACGACCGCATTCTGGTGCGGAAGGAACAAATTGCGATTTCGCGCGAAGTGCAGGGGCATTTTGAAAAGGCGGTGACCGCTGCCGAACAAAAATTTGAAGAAGGTGAAGGCGATGTCACGCAAGGTGCGCTCACTAAACTGAAACTGGGTTTGGCCGGGACCTTGAACGACATCAACCAGTTCGAAAGTGACATCGCTCTGGCGCGGCTGGATTTGGAGCGGTTGCTGGGAGTGGGCATCGACCCGCAATTCAAAATGGACGATGAGACCCTGTCGCCTCGCGAATTCCCGTTTCAGACCCTGAAGGAATACCTGAGGCAGGCCGAAGGCGCTTCGCGTTCTGTATTGAAGAGAGAACGCCGCATTGCTCTCGAAAAATCCATGGTGCGGGTCAATCAGGCGCGGTCGCAATTCATCCTGGCCGGTAAAAACCGGAAAATGACACGGGCGTTGCTGGTGACAGAGGTGGCGAATTACGATTTTGGCATTGGCAGTGAAAAGGATCTGTTTGAAACGCTCATTATCTATACACGGGTTCTGGTGGGGTATTATGATGCGCTGTTCCATTTCAATGAAGCGGTGGCGAAATTCGAGAGGGAATTCGTGAGCAGGTAG
- a CDS encoding NHL domain-containing protein, with translation MKSLDRNIQMVLARWVGLLVMSGLLAGATFPGEKLFPYANIGDGQPATQVALTLVDGVVVDAEGNVFISHRSQNRIRKIAKSGIITTVAGNGSAGFSGDNGPALEAALNFPAGLCLDPEGNLYIADRNNHRIRKVDVEGTITTVAGTGDADFGGDDGPAIEAPLHFPSDVACDPQGNVLISDRSNSRVRKLDTQGTITTVVGLGLAGYGGDFGLAVDALIKYPFGIHLDDSGNLYIADRGNNRVRRVDTQGVITTVAGDGTHFFSGDFGPATRSSLAFPTDVVTDDQDNLYVADRNNNRVRKVDRNGIITTVMGTGANDYNGDNEIASETSLHLPFALAVTPDNHLIVVDRNHHRVRSMDLMQHTVNTVAGNGQALFRGDHGPGRGATLEAPSGIVVDSQGHVIFADKQAHRLRALDRKGYIYTYAGTGREGNEGDGFRARQAALFLPEGLVIDDHDRVYLISSQGNSWYVRRIDENEIITRFAGNGILGHAEDGELAADASLGVIKDIAAGPGGNVYLADYTNQDVRWIDAEGRIHTLAKQAWLAIEDREVHPNGLVVSPEGEVFVSDSGSSKIRRIDVHGNVTTYAGNGSFEDSGDNGPALQAGIRSPGGLAISPAGELYVAEESTHRIRKIDRNGIITTVAGTGVAGFGGDGGPAVAAQLKSPFRMVFDKEGNLYFTDRDNNRVRRIDTQGIITTLAGNENIGWMQDGLEVRITIQNFP, from the coding sequence ATGAAATCGTTGGATCGTAACATCCAGATGGTGCTGGCCCGATGGGTGGGTCTGCTGGTCATGAGTGGATTGTTGGCGGGAGCGACGTTTCCCGGCGAAAAGCTGTTTCCATACGCCAACATCGGCGACGGCCAACCGGCGACGCAGGTGGCGCTGACCCTGGTGGATGGCGTGGTGGTGGATGCGGAAGGCAATGTCTTCATTTCGCACCGTTCGCAAAACCGCATCCGCAAAATCGCGAAGAGCGGCATCATCACAACCGTTGCCGGCAATGGCAGCGCCGGGTTCAGCGGCGACAACGGGCCTGCACTCGAAGCGGCACTCAATTTCCCGGCCGGGTTGTGCCTCGATCCGGAGGGCAATCTTTATATCGCCGACCGCAACAACCACCGCATCCGCAAAGTCGATGTGGAAGGCACCATCACCACCGTCGCGGGCACCGGCGATGCGGATTTCGGCGGCGATGACGGACCGGCCATCGAGGCGCCACTGCATTTCCCGTCCGATGTGGCCTGCGATCCTCAAGGCAATGTTCTCATATCCGACCGATCCAACAGCCGCGTCCGCAAGCTGGATACGCAAGGAACCATCACCACCGTGGTGGGGTTGGGGCTGGCCGGGTATGGCGGCGATTTTGGTCTTGCTGTCGATGCGCTCATCAAATACCCGTTCGGCATTCATCTGGATGATTCCGGCAATTTATACATCGCCGACCGTGGCAACAACCGCGTCCGCAGGGTGGACACACAGGGGGTCATCACCACGGTGGCGGGCGACGGCACTCATTTTTTCAGTGGCGATTTTGGACCCGCCACGCGGTCGAGCCTCGCCTTCCCGACGGATGTGGTGACGGACGATCAGGACAACCTGTACGTCGCCGACCGCAACAACAACCGCGTGCGCAAGGTCGATCGCAATGGCATCATCACCACGGTCATGGGCACGGGAGCGAACGACTACAACGGCGATAATGAAATCGCTTCGGAAACCTCGCTGCATCTGCCGTTCGCGCTGGCGGTGACTCCCGACAACCATCTGATTGTCGTGGACCGCAACCATCACCGGGTGCGCAGCATGGATCTGATGCAGCACACGGTCAACACCGTGGCCGGCAATGGTCAGGCCCTGTTCCGGGGCGACCATGGTCCGGGCCGGGGAGCGACTCTGGAAGCGCCGTCGGGGATCGTGGTGGACAGCCAGGGCCATGTGATTTTTGCCGACAAGCAGGCGCACCGGCTGCGCGCCCTGGACCGGAAAGGTTACATCTATACGTATGCGGGTACCGGGCGTGAAGGCAATGAGGGCGATGGTTTCAGAGCGCGGCAGGCGGCCTTGTTTTTACCGGAAGGCTTGGTGATCGACGACCATGACCGGGTTTACCTGATTTCGTCGCAGGGCAACAGTTGGTACGTGCGCCGCATTGATGAAAACGAGATCATCACCCGGTTTGCGGGCAACGGCATTCTGGGTCATGCCGAGGATGGGGAATTGGCGGCGGATGCGTCGCTGGGGGTCATCAAAGACATTGCCGCCGGTCCGGGAGGCAATGTGTACCTCGCCGATTACACCAATCAGGATGTCCGCTGGATCGATGCCGAGGGCCGCATCCACACGCTGGCGAAACAGGCCTGGCTGGCGATCGAGGACCGCGAGGTGCATCCCAACGGTCTGGTGGTCAGCCCCGAAGGCGAGGTGTTCGTTTCGGATTCGGGCAGCAGTAAAATCCGTCGCATCGATGTTCACGGAAATGTGACGACCTACGCGGGCAATGGCAGCTTTGAGGATTCCGGCGACAATGGCCCGGCGCTGCAAGCAGGAATCCGCTCACCGGGCGGTCTGGCGATCTCGCCCGCGGGCGAGTTGTATGTCGCCGAGGAAAGCACGCACCGCATTCGTAAAATCGACAGGAACGGCATCATCACCACGGTGGCGGGAACGGGCGTTGCGGGTTTTGGCGGTGATGGCGGCCCGGCGGTCGCGGCGCAACTGAAAAGCCCGTTCCGCATGGTGTTTGATAAGGAAGGCAATCTGTATTTCACCGATCGCGACAACAACCGCGTCCGCAGGATCGACACGCAAGGCATCATCACCACGCTTGCGGGCAATGAAAACATCGGCTGGATGCAGGACGGGCTGGAAGTCCGCATCACCATACAAAATTTCCCATGA
- a CDS encoding site-2 protease family protein encodes MDFKPDDRDRPQELDPWLQEDAPEPPPRFIINFRTVTIFVLLFVATVFTTTLVGGVWYALGLLSILGVHEFGHYLACRRNNVDATLPNFLPAPPLFIVGTFGAFIAIKEPIPDKRALMEIGASGPIAGFLMALVVMGVGLEMSVVSHIAPPPALGFNYGNSLILYFLSKLVLGVSPFSNELTIYLHPLALAGWFGMFFTALNLIPIGQLDGGHIIYALFQKQQPALAWIFFLALFPLGMYWTGWFVWAAMVLVIGVKHPPVIDESIALTPFHKKVGYASIFIFIVTFVPVPIDLIQ; translated from the coding sequence ATGGATTTCAAACCGGATGACAGAGACCGCCCGCAGGAGCTGGACCCCTGGCTTCAGGAGGACGCCCCGGAGCCTCCTCCGCGATTCATCATCAATTTTCGCACCGTCACTATTTTCGTGCTGCTGTTCGTGGCCACCGTATTCACCACGACGCTGGTGGGAGGGGTGTGGTATGCGCTGGGGCTGTTGTCCATTCTCGGAGTGCATGAGTTTGGCCATTATCTCGCCTGCCGCCGCAACAACGTCGATGCCACGTTGCCCAATTTTCTTCCGGCGCCACCGTTATTCATCGTCGGTACCTTTGGCGCGTTCATCGCCATCAAGGAACCGATTCCCGATAAACGGGCGTTGATGGAAATCGGTGCATCCGGTCCCATTGCAGGATTTCTCATGGCGTTGGTGGTGATGGGGGTGGGACTGGAGATGTCCGTGGTGTCGCACATCGCACCGCCGCCGGCACTCGGTTTCAATTACGGCAACTCGCTGATCCTGTATTTTTTGTCCAAACTGGTGCTGGGGGTGAGTCCGTTTTCCAATGAGTTGACCATTTACCTGCATCCGCTGGCACTCGCCGGTTGGTTCGGCATGTTTTTCACGGCGTTGAACCTGATACCGATCGGCCAACTCGATGGCGGTCACATCATTTATGCCCTGTTTCAAAAACAGCAGCCTGCGCTGGCGTGGATATTTTTTCTGGCGTTGTTTCCTTTAGGGATGTATTGGACAGGATGGTTCGTGTGGGCGGCGATGGTGTTGGTGATCGGTGTGAAGCATCCGCCGGTGATCGATGAATCGATCGCGTTGACGCCGTTTCATAAAAAGGTGGGTTATGCGTCGATATTCATCTTTATAGTGACGTTTGTTCCGGTGCCCATTGACCTGATTCAGTAG